The following proteins are co-located in the Vigna unguiculata cultivar IT97K-499-35 chromosome 9, ASM411807v1, whole genome shotgun sequence genome:
- the LOC114162552 gene encoding histone-lysine N-methyltransferase ASHR3 gives MPDLGNLVLSSTLTLSHCSSDVDVAAAADAPAKTLPNAFASGPAFEPRVLKRTRGSVDRVKKSASDKAFQDRLKDPFSYPFLVGAPKLRECCFCRHFIYPGEELLCSVRGCDARCHSECAKDSVGATGLKKYKCPQHVCFICKQKKHLRCVRCKIAFHSKCAPWPDAVLPLKDHPGLAVCWRHPSDWRLDRKPDTSTSDISEVFCRLPLPYISEEFKIDSSWKDMDSKMEQPPPYVHIRRNVYLVKKKRSNVDDGAGCTSCSSTCSDDCVCRVQCISCSKACRCSENCNNRPFRKEKKIKIVKTEHCGWGVEAAETIDKGGFIVEYIGEVIDDALCEKRLWDMKYMGVQNFYMCEIRKDFTIDATFKGNTSRFLNHSCDPNCVLEKWQVDGETRVGVFAARSIQSGEPLTYDYRFVQFGPEVKCNCGAANCQGFLGTKKKIGKLDLCWGSKRKRTSNACITLVTTV, from the exons ATGCCAGATTTAGGGAACCTCGTTCTCTCTTCCACTCTCACACTCTCTCACTGCTCCTCCGATGTTGATGTTGCCGCGGCCGCCGACGCTCCCGCCAAAACCCTACCCAATGCCTTCGCTTCGGGGCCTGCTTTCGAGCCTCGGGTTTTGAAGCGCACCCGCGGCTCAGTGGATCGGGTCAAGAAGTCCGCTTCCGACAAAGCTTTTCAGGATCGCCTCAAAGATCCCTTCTCTTATCCTTTTCTGGTTGGAGCTCCCAAATtg CGGGAGTGTTGTTTTTGCCGCCATTTTATCTACCCTGGGGAGGAGCTGTTGTGTTCGGTTCGCGGATGCGACGCGCGGTGCCATTCTGAATGTGCAAAAGATTCTGTCGGAGCTACCGGTCTGAAAAAGTACAAGTGTCCACAGCAT GTATGCTTCATTTGCAAGCAAAAGAAGCACTTGAGGTGTGTACGTTGTAAAATTGCATTCCATAGTAAATGTGCGCCGTGGCCAGATGCAGTGTTGCCACTAAAAGATCATCCTGGGCTAGCTGTTTGCTGGAGGCATCCTTCTGATTGGCGCTTGGATAGGAAg CCTGATACTTCAACAAGTGACATTTCG GAAGTATTCTGTCGCTTGCCTCTTCCGTATATCAGTGAGGAGTTTAAGATTGATTCCTCCTGGAAAGACATGGACAGTAAGATGGAGCAGCCACCACCATATGTACACATAAGACGCA ATGTATACTTAGTAAAGAAGAAACGTAGTAATGTGGATGATGGTGCAGGGTGCACCAGCTGCAGCTCTACATGTTCTGATGATTGTGTGTGCAG GGTTCAATGCATAAGTTGCTCAAAAGCTTGTCGCTGCTCTGAAAATTGCAACAATCGTCCATTTCGCAAGGAGAAAAAGATCAAGATAGTCAAG actGAACATTGTGGATGGGGAGTGGAGGCCGCTGAAACCATTGATAAAGGTGGATTTATAGTTGAGTATATTGGAGAAG TCATTGACGATGCTTTATGTGAGAAGAGGCTCTGGGACATGAAATACATGGGTGTACAAAATTTTTACATGTGTGAGATTCGGAAAGACTTCACAATTGATGCAACTTTCAAAGGAAATACTTCACGCTTTCTGAACCATAGCTGTGATCCCAACTGTGTTTTGGAAAAATG GCAAGTAGATGGTGAGACACGTGTGGGTGTTTTTGCTGCTCGTTCAATACAATCTGGAGAGCCATTAACATATGATTACAG ATTTGTGCAATTTGGTCCAGAGGTTAAATGCAACTGTGGTGCAGCAAATTGTCAAGGCTTTCTAGGGACGAAAAAGAAAATTGGCAAGCTAGATTTGTGTTGGGGTTCTAAACGCAAGCGAACATCAAATGCTTGCATTACGCTGGTAACAACTGTATAA
- the LOC114162925 gene encoding uncharacterized protein LOC114162925, with the protein MPLDEEWCCRKFENGLRGDLRLMVAPLSIKDFAALVEKARVMERMKVEVEAQQQPQQKVSGPSGSRPRVEEKRKPYARPHPQPQGEGHFGRDCPTLRRTVARPSPQTPSQTSGQSQQRKGGGRPQATGRVFAMTGSEATGSGNLVIGCCVISGKSCCVLFDSGATHSFVSESCMRKLGLPVCELPFDLVVSTPASGLVRTSSVCARCPVEVEGRVYIVNLICLPLQGLDVILGMDWLSANHVLINCREKKLLFSNSEEPELLSSHGVMKEI; encoded by the exons ATGccgctcgatgaggagtggtGCTGCAGGAAGTTTGAAAATGGTCTCAGAGGAGACCTTCGGTTGATGGTGGCCCCgctgtccatcaaggactttgcggcCTTGGTGGAAAAGGCCAGGGTCATGGAGCGTATGAAGGTAGAGGTGGAAGCCCAACAACAACCACAACAGAAAGTTagcggaccatctgggtccaggccaCGAGTTGAAGAGAAGAGGAAGCCATATGCTAGACCTCACCCACAGCCACAGGG GGAGGGCCACTTTGGTAGAGATTGTCCTACTCTGAGGAGGACAGTGGCACGACCCTCACCACAGACTCCGAGCCAGACTTCGGGGCAGTCTCAGCAGAGGAAGGGAGGCGGCAGGCCTCAGGCTACAGGTAGGGTTTTTGCGATGACCGGGTCAGAGGCAacaggttcaggtaaccttgtgattggttgttgtgtgatatCTGGCAAGTCTTGTTGCGTGCTttttgattctggagcgacacactcatttGTGTCAGAGTCTTGTATGCGAaagttgggtctgccggtgtgtgaGCTACCGTTTGACCTCGTGGTATCTACCCCGGCGTCTGGGTTGGTTAGGACTTCCTCTGTGTGTGCTAGATGTCCAGTTGAGGTAGAGGGGCGCGTATACATAGTCAATCTCATATGCCTCCCTCTGCAAGGACTTgatgtgatcttgggaatggattggctctctgccaatcatGTTCTCATAAACTGTCGGGAGAAGAAGCTGTTGTTCTccaactcagaggagcctgagttgttgtCTTCTCATGGGGTTATGAAGGAAATCTAG